In the genome of Acidobacteriota bacterium, the window CAGCGGGAATGAAATATAGGGACGCCCCGATCAAAGATAATCCGACTGCGATCTTGATAGGAAAACCCAGGATGAAAACCTGAAATTGCGGAGCTGTCCGGCCAAATAGTTCCAGAGCAAACTCGACGGCAAGCAGAACTATGATCGCCGGTGCCGCAAGCGTAACGCCCACGACAAGAGCATTTGCTGATAGCTTCAGGATCAAATCAAGCAATGCCGGCGTAAAATTAAATGTCCCCGGAGCGGTTATCGAAAAGCTTTTTACCGTCGCCGCAAGGAACCAATGATGTCCGTCAGCAGCTAATAAGATCATCAGGCCAAGCATTTGCCCGATAATGCCAAATGCTGTCGTTTGTGCCTGCGTTGATGGGTCAATCGTTCCCGCGAGCGAAAAACCCATCTGTGAACTGATCAGGAATGTAGCCATTTCCAAGCCGCTGAACACGATCCGTCCGACAAACCCAAAAACCATGCCGATAACGATCTCGCCGATGATGACGATGGTCAGTGGGCCCAGATCCGAGGGTGGTGTCTCGATCCTCGTCATGATCACCGGAGTTAGCGCAAACGCCAAAACAAACGCAAGAACGATACGGATCTTCGGGCTTACTACACGATTAGCCCAAAAAGGAGCAAACGTTACCAGGCCGCCGACCCTTGCCAGCACGACGATAAATACAAGAATGGGCCTGAGCGGTACTTCGAATGTTTCCACGTTGCGGCTACTTAATAAAAGGAGTGAAATCGGAGAGTATCGACGAAGTAAACGTGATCAAAACGCGCAGTATCCAGGGAAATGTGACCAGGAAAACGGTAAAAATTGCGATCACCCGCGGAGCAAAAGAAAATGTCTGATCCTGGATCGAAGTCAAAGTCTGGATCAGACTCACTACGACGCCAACCAATATTGCAACGGCAAGCATCGGGCCCACGATCCACATCAGTGTCGTGAGCGCATTCTGCATCATCGATGTGACTAGAGCATCATTCATGGTTACATAACACTTTTCACGAGAGACGTTACGATCAGATACCAACCGTCAACCATGACGAAAAGCAATATCTTCAATGGCATTGAAACGATCACTGGCGGCAGCTGCATCATTCCCATCGACAGCAAAACGCTGGAAACAGCGAGGTCAATGATCAAGAACGGCAGAAACAAGACGAAACCGATCTGAAATGCCGTTTTGAGTTCCGAGATCATGTATGCCGGGATCAGAGCCGTTGTGGGTACTTCGTCAACTGAATTTGGCCTGGCGCTTTTCGATAGCCGGATAAATAGAGCAAGATCTTTTTCCCGCGCGTGCTTTATCATGTAGGCACGCAGCGGAACTAGGCCTTTTTCAAGTGCGTCGCCTTGCGACATCGTTCCCTCGGACATTGGCTTGTATGCCCCTTCGTAGATCTGTTTGATCGTCGGGCTCATTACGAAAAGGGTAATGAATAAAGCAAGACCGATGAGTATTTGATTATTCGGAGCCTCCTGCGTGCCCAGCGCCTGACGCAAAAAGTGAAACACCACTATCAAGCGCGTAAAACACGTCATCGATATCAAGATCGCAGGGATGAAGCTGAGCAGGGTCAGCATTACAACGATCTGCAGAGGTGTCGAGCTGTTTGCGGTCTTGGCGAGGTCGATAGTTTGTTCAGGCGCTCCCGAGGTTTGCGGTGCAGGACCTTGAGCTTCGACCGTGAGCGAAGCAAGGCCGATGAACGCTAATAGGAATAACGGCAAGATCAAAACTCTGATCACGCAGCACCTCCGCGGGTTTGCCACATCCCCAACTTGCTTTTCGCAAGCTCGAACTCGTCATCAAACGCCGGGCCTTCATCCGCAAGCATGTCTGCCACCGATCGTAGATTCCTGGCAAAAACATCTTCAGGCAAAGGCAGTTCCTCGGCAAGCAGCGTGAAACTCTGCGGCGTTGCTCCTACGAGCAATACGCGCTCGCCAAACCGGATCGTCGAGATCGTCCGCCCGTTCCCCATCGAGAGCGTCGAGAGAACGGTTAGGCTTAGTGCCTCTCCATCTTTTCCTTTTTTGCCGCCAACACCCAGCTTTTTGAGCGTCCAGGTGCCGAAAAATAGAAGACTGATGACTAGCAAAAGAGCTCCGACCGATTTAATGATCAGGCCGCTCGAACTGGGTTCCTGCGGAGCCGGGTCGTCGTCACTCTGCATGAACAGAAGACGGTCTTCCTCGGTCATAACCTGCGGAACCGTTTCGTTGGCGGGTGTTTGCTTAGGAGCTTGTGGAAATACCGACGGGGCAAGGGAAACTATAGCCAGCAGGATGGCCAATGAATGTAAAAACCGCTTCCTATTCATTAGTTTATATCCGTTAAGATCTCGCTGATGCGAACGCCCGCTCTATCTTCGATAACGACGATCTCACCCCGCATTAGTGGTTTGTTATCCGCACGAATATCTACACCCTCGCCCGTCGAACGACCCAGTTTTACAATGCTCGAGGGTTGAAGATCTAATATCTCGCGAACTGACATCCTTACCCGCCCCAATTCCAGAGATAGTTCCAGCGGCAGATCAAGAAAATCGGCCCATGACGCAAGGATCTTTTCGTTTTCTGGTTGCATCAGTCTCTTAGAGTTGGACGATAAAGTCTGTTATGTATATAGCCTTAACCTCGGGTTCCGTCGAGGCTGCCTTTGCTGCTTGCAGAAGCTCTTTTCGAAGTTTGGTCTTTCCTTCGGCAGTAAGGATCTGCTCTGAGCTCTTTTCTGACAAGACAGCCAGCATGGCGTTGCGAACGCGAGTAATAAATAGCTGGTCCGGCTTTTCGCTTTCTTCACCGGCAACCCCAAGGCTAACTGTCATCCGCAAGTATCTCGCCTGTTCCGTGTCAGCCAAATTTACTATGAACGGCGGAAGTTCAACGATCTGTTTGACTTCTTCGTCCTCAGGTATTGCACTCTCGAGAGCACCTGATTTCTTTGAGCCTTTCGGCCCGATCTCAGGATCTGATTCCGCCTCGGTCTTTTTGTTTGAAGTCTTCTTTTCCCCCGCCTTTTTGTCGGGCACCTCAGCCGCCTGAGTTCCCGCGATCCGCCAGAAATAAAATCCTGCGCCTCCGCCCCCAAGCAATAGAACCAGCACAACGGCGATAAGAATAATTTTTTTGCCGCCTTTCTTTTTCTCAACGGGAGCGTCGGGGCTAGCAACAACGGTTTCTTTTTCTATCTCGGACATGGATATCCCTCCAACCTACCCGTTTGCGAAATGCGTGCCACAACATAATACATTGATATTATTAGAGTTACGTCTGTCTTCTATCGATTCGAACTTGATCTGTCGACTCTTTTTTGACTGGCTGTGTCAATGAACTGACGCAAACGACAAAGCCGGTCACCATCAAACGAGAGCTCGTTTGATGGTGACCGGGCTTAAAAGATCTGGGGTTTAAGGTTAGTTGATGCGAACGACCTCGCCGGATTCCAGTTTATAAACCGCACGAATTATAGCGAGGTGTCCCTCTTTCACTGCCTTCCTTAAGATCGAACTTCTTGAGATCACATCTTCGGAACTCTGTTTTACGTTCAGTTCTACACACGATAGATTGCTAGGTTCGCCAATAATACATGTCTTCGAACCTTCAAAGGCCGGGGAAATGGTGTCGACGATCGCTGAAAGATTGGAACTTGGCATCTTTTCGCCGGACACGGCCGCCGCCACCGCTCCACAACTCTCATGCCCCAGTATAAGCAGGGCTTTTGCATGAAGGTGTTCAACAGCATATTCAATGCTGCCGAGCGTAACCTTGTCGGGAATATTTCCAGCATCCCGTACGACAAATATTTCACCCAGATTCTTGTCGAAAACAAACTCGGGTGGCACCCGGCTATCCGCGCATCCCAGGACGATGACCTCGGGCTGCTGGCCCTTGACCAACGCTTTTCGGGCCGCTGCATAATTCACGACTGTGTGCTTCCCAGCCATGTAGCGCTTGTTTCCGGCCGAGAGTTTTGCCCAGATCTCGTCAGCTGCAGCTTTTGAATCTTTTACGGGTGATTTGCCAGTGGTCGTCTCAACTCGTGGGGTCTTATTCTTTTCGGCGGTTTTTGCAGACTCTTTTAACGAATCTATTTTTTTCCTATCCGCCTTCACTTCTTCGGTAGTAGGCTCATCGGATTCGTGATCAGCTTCTTTTTTTGTTTCGGCATCATCGGTTTCGGCCGTTTCGGTTTCCGGGTCCTCCTTAACCTTTTTCGTTTTTTCTTTTTTTGTAGTAGCGTCCGCCTTGCTGCACGAGGCGACGAAAGATACGCCTAGAAGCAGGGCGAAGACGGTAAGGAACGTGCTGAGATAGCGCGGTGTTTGTTTTTTCATGGTGATAGGGTCGTAGCGGAGTGTGGAAAGGGTAGTTTCTACTGGTTCTGAGATCATTTGATCTTTGGCTTGTCAGGTATCTTATCGGCCTCGCCGACAACTACGGAACCTTCTGTTTCAAGCTTCTTCTTGGCAAGCTTTACCTCGTCTGGAACCGGAGACGTTTTATTTTCGGATCTTGCTTTCGGATCTGGGACAGATATCTCTTTATCTTTTTTCGCATCACTTGGGTTTTCCGTCAGGCGCAGGACGGTAATGCTGATGCGACGGTTCGCTGGCGAGTAAGGGTCATCGGGCACCAACAGCTCGGTGTCGGCAAATCCTATCACTCGGCGGATCTGTTCGGGCTTAACGCAATTTGCTTCGAGCGTGCGGCGAGCAACATTCGCACGATCGGTCGAGAGTTCCCAATTCGTGTAGCCGTTATTAGAAGGAAATACTCGACTGTCCGTATGTCCGCCGATATTGATCTTGTTTGGAAGTGCGCAGATGCCTTGGGCGATCTCGGCCAGAACTGCCTGAGCTTCCGGCCCGAGCTCGGCACTTCCAGAAGCAAAAGAGACCCGGTCGGCCTTGTCCAAAAGCTGGATGCGAAGGCCCTCGTCCGTAACCTCGATCTTTACCTGGTCCTTGAAACGAGAGAATTCCGGCCTAGTTTCGAATTGCTTTTGGAGAGCCTCCGCGACTCCGATCAGTGCCTGCTCATTCTCGACCGAATCGAGCCTTTCAGGCTCTTTGCTGATCTTTTTGTTCCCCGAAAGGATACCACCCTGCATCGTATCAAAGACGCCGGGTGAACGAAAATATGCTGCGATCGCCTGCTTCAACTTAGTATCAGCCTGCGAAACAAGCCACAGGACCAGGAAGAGAGCCATCATCGCCGTTACAAAATCAGCGTACGCGACTTTCCAGGCTCCGCCATGATGGCCGCCGTGGCCACGCGCTTTTTTTACGCGGCGCCGGGGTTTTGGAGGTTCTTCTTTCTTGACGTCCATAAACAGCTGGCGCTAGCGAGGTTTAATTTCCCGGAGAAGCGGCTCGATCTCGGCAGTTGGCGGACGATCGAAACTAAAGATGGTCTTGCGTGCAAATTCGACTGCGGTCATCGGTGCCGCTCCATTTGCGAATGCGACGAGACCCGCTTTGATGCAGCCAAAATAACGACTCTCGTCATGTGCAAGATTCTCCAGATTTGAAGCGATCGGTGCAAGAAATCCGTACGAAAGCAGCAATCCCAGAAAGGTACCAACGAGAGCTGCCCCGACGTGATGTCCAAGTTCTTCAGGCGGCCCGTCGAGGTGCTGCATCGTGACAACGATGCCAAGCACAGCGGCTACTATACCAAGACCGGGAAGGGCGTCTGACGCACGCTGAAGCAGAACCGGAACGATCGCGCCTTCATCGTGATGCGTTTCCATTTCTGCATCAAGCATTATCTCGAGTTCCTCAGACGAACAAGCTCCGTTGACGAGCATCTTCATCGCATCACAAAAAAACTCCACTGCGTGATGGTTGCCGACGAAGCTCGGATATTTTGTAAAGATCGGCGACGATAGCGGATTGTTAACATCTTCTTCGATCGAAAGCAGGCCGCCCTTCTTCGAATTGATGAACATGTCATACTGCATCTGGAGTACTTCCGTATAAGTTTTTTTGTTGTACGGAGATCCCTTTAGCGCAACTGGCAAGAGAGCCATGATCCGCATAAGGTACTTTGCCGGGTTCGCAGCGAGCGTCGCCCCGATAACCGCGCCACCGATCACTACAAATTCGGAAGGCTGGATCAAGACGCCAAGCGGTCCGTTTATCATCAAGAATCCGCCGATGACGCAGATCATGACGAATACAATGCCGATAATAAGTAACATAAGATTTTGAAAGGGGATGCAGAGTTTTGCCGGTTTAAATCAACTACAGGTAAAAAGGTATTTTGGCTTCCAAAACCCCTATTTACCTGTAGTTAAGCTACTTAGGATAGCCTTTCCCGGTAAAGCCCTTTCGAGGCTCAGTGTCTCTTATCGGTCGATCTACTGAAAACTTTAGACCATTTGCAGTAAATCCTGGAACGTCTGATTTGCTGTCGTGATCACTCGTGAATTTGCCTGAAATCCACGCTGCGCTTCGATCAGTTCGACAAATTCATTTGTTATATTGACGTTGCTCTGTTCAAGGTAGCCCCCGGCGATAGCTCCGCGGGTTCCTGTGTTTGCAGCTCCGATCGTTGGCTGGCCCGAAGCGGTGGTTTCTGCAAACATGTTTCCGCCTACATGGCCTAACCCATCGTTCGAATCAAAAACTGCGAGAGCCAACTGCCCAATGATCTGCGATTGTCCATTTGAATAAACGCCGAAAATATTTCCATCCTCGTCGATCGCAGCCCCACTTAGATTTCCGGGCTTGTAACCGTCCTGGTATGTTGAATCACTACTTGAATTTGCTGCGTAGGCCGTCGCAAACGACCGAATTGGATCTCCAGCGGAATCGAGTTCATATAAATTGATGTCGATCGAGGGTAATTCGGCCAATCCAAGTTCAGTTTGGTCAGGGATTATCTGCAGCGTTTCCGCAGGCGTCAGAAGTTGGCCGTCCGAGTCGAAGGTAAAGCTGATCGGTGTGACCGAAGGCCCGGCTCCGTCAGCATCGACTTCAGCAGGATTCCCATCGACAGTTGCCTCCATTAGGAAAGACCCGTCGGCCTGTTTCGTAAACGTCATCTCCATTTTGTGTTCGCCGCCGAGCGAGTCGTAAATGTTGGAGGTTACCGAGTAGGTTTTGTCGGTAGCCAATCGAGAATCAAGGTTAAATTTGAATGTCGCTTCGGTCGTCATTTTGGGCGGAAAGATCTGACCAAGGGGGAATTTTAGATTAGAGAGCGATGACCCCGGAGCAACCACTCCACCAACAGCCTGATAGCCCTGCACTTGACCGCCGGTCGTTGAAACCATAACGCCCTGGTTGTTCAGGGAAAAATCGCCTGCCCGCGTGTATCCTCGGGTGCCATCGCTGTTCTGCACGACAAAAAAGCCGTTTCCTGAGATGGCTGCGTGCAGTGGCGAGGTCGATTCATTCAACGCACCTTGCGAAAAATCAGTATGGATCGCCCCCGTACGAACACCGTTTCCGATACCTAATGAATTCCCGGCCCCGTTTAACCGTGCTCCAGATCGGCTGGCAAAAACGTCCATAAATGTTATCTGTCCGCTCCGAAAACCGATGGTATTGGCGTTTGCAATATTGTTCCCGACAACGTTTAGAGCATTACTGTTTGCATTAAGCCCGGAGAGGGCAGTGTTGAATGAAAATGACATCTTTGTTTCTCCTTTTATTACTTCAAAATCTAAATATCCTTTCCTAAGCTCTCTTAACAAGCTTCGAACTAAGACTTTCGATCGATTGCCTTATGCCGACAAGCTGATCGAGGGAATTGAACTGGGCGAGTTGAGCCACGAACGCGGTTCCGTCTTGCGGTGCAAGCGGATCTTGATTCTTTAATTGCGCGACTAACAAGGTCATGAACAGGTTGCGTTCAGAGGTACCCGCCGTGCTCGTGCTTGTTGTTACGTTTGACGCTGCCGACGTATTGAGCGACGCCGATGTTGGATTTATAGTAGTCATTGTTTCTCCTTATTACGGTTACGCCCGCAAATTCACGAGACGGCTTTGTTTGTCGTCTTCAGATTTTTGAACGGTATCAAACGTGGGCCTTTTGCCCGTTTGATCATCAGAATTTGTAAACTCGTGTCGTCTCGAATCACTGCCATCGCGGCCGCCTGAAGAGAACGACGTGCATGAGGTGTTTAGACTCCCAACCTGCATGCCAGAGCGTTCCAGTGATTCACGGAGCTGGGCAAGACTCTCCTGCAGAACGTGCTGTGTTTTTGGATTGTCCGTCTGAAAATGTGCATCGATCATTCCATTGGCATTTTTTGCGAGCGTTATCTCCACGGTACCGAGTTCAGCGGGCGAGAGTCGGATCTTTAGTGTCCGCTTTTCACCCGTTTCCTTTTTGCCCAGAGCCAGATCGGTAAAGGCTGCTCCAACTTGATCGAGAATAATTCTCTTTAACTTGAATTCGGAAGTAATTGGTTTATCGAACTGCTCAAGGCCTTTATTTCCGTCGAGTGGAGTGCCAAACGAAAACTCCGTAGGTTGTTCGCCCGCCGTTGCTTCCTCGATCGGCTTCACGGGCTCGAGAAAGATGCTGTCCGTATCGAATTGCCCCTTAATCGCCGATCGCCCCGTTGGGGATGCCGGCATCTTATTGTCAACAAGCACATTTGTCGCAAATGTCTCCAGCAGGGATACTTTTTCGGGCTGCTTTGGTTGTGCCTCGGGAAAAACAGTTGGGAGCTTCTCGTTCAGCTCAAGTGGACTCGAGGTTGGAGTTCTAACCTCGTTCGAAGCAGTTCCGTCAACGGAAACAACTTCTAGCGTTGATAGATCGAGAGAAGTTATTTCCAATATCACCTCCTGCTCCATTTTTGAATCAATCGGCGGCGGAACAAGCGGTAATTCCAGCGGTTCGATCTCGGATAGCTGCTCATCTTTAACCATTCGAAGCTGTTCACCAATGATCGGTACGAGTGTAGGATCCGGCACTCCAACAGCAGAAACAGCGGCAGTATCAGAGCGGAATACCGGGAGCCCGCAAACATCTCCGAAATTAATTCGAAGATCTTCTTCGCGGCTAATTGCCGCTAGCTTTGGATCTCTTGGCGGAGACTGTTTGACTGGTGGCCCGAGGTACTCGATCGGCGGCTTTTTGTCTAAAGGAAGTTTGGTGTCAGCGGGTAACGCGATTCTTTCACTCTGAGCTAATGGTTCGGTGACTTTTGGAAAAAGGCCTAGTATATCCGCACTATTGTCTTTGGCGGGTTTCGCGGGTTCCGCTAGAAGCGGTACCGTTTGCAGATCACTGGCAGCCCCCGCCGCCCCGAGATCCGCCGTCTCGTCACTACCGACAATGGTAGGCTTATCCACTATCAAAGGCTCGGGCTGAACTGGAGCCGGGAATGTGAATAGGGCCGCAAATAGATCTGAATAGGGATCGAAACCCTTGCCTTCAGGCGACGCAAAACTGCCCGGTGGAACTGAACTAAGATTCGTTGTTGCTATCGTATTTATCATTTTGTTCCCAGTATGCGTCGTGCAAAGTTGGTGCTCACAAGTTCGTCGACGCCGTTCTGCTCGTATCTTTCGTATTCTTGTCTATGACGTGCCCTTTGCGTCTCTCGCAGATTTTCCGTGATCTTTACACTCCGCATGGCTTCTGTAAGAGCCTCGATCTGGATCTCGCAAGCCTTTCGCCGCTGAGCGAGCACCGCTTCAGCATCCTTCTGAAGGCGATCAAGAGATGCAAAGTGCTTTGAGCTCAGTTCCATCTCGAGGGCATCCAACCGTTCACCGGCCGCGATCCGGAGGGTATAGTTTTCGATCGCATCGTGCCGCATCGCCTCGATATGTGCGACCCGTTCTGCCGCTCGGTCAGCCTCGGCCCGCAGGTCACTAAGGATCGCACTTTCCCGGTCCTGTTTGATCTCTCGAACCTTATGGACCGAATCCAATGTAAATTTGAACTTCTTCATGTACGGATGTGCATCAGTTTCGCTATCGAATCGTCAAACCTTGCGGCCTCGTCTCGTCCCTGCTTTAAATAACCGTTGATCTCCTCGTGCCGCTCTATCGCCAGATCGATGGCCGCATTGCTGCCCTTTTGATAGGCTCCGATGTTTATTAGGTCCTCGGCCTTTTCGTAAGCTGCGATCAATTCTCTGATTCTGCCGGCCTGCTGGCGGTGATCTGGCTGTGCGACTATAGAAAATAGCCGTGATGCTGAATTAAGCACATCGATGCACGGATAATGATTCCGTGCTGCAAGATCGCGAGACAACACGATGTGACCGTCAAGGATGGAGCGAACGGCATCCGCGATCGGCTCATTCATGTCATCGCCCTCGACCAGGATCGTGTAGAACGCCGTTATCGAACCGCCGTTACCAAATTTCCCTGCCCTCTCTAAAATACGCGGCAGCAATGCAAAGACTGAGGGCGTGTATCCTTTCGACGATGGCGGTTCACCAGCGGCAAGGCCGATCTCGCGCTGGGCCATACAGAAACGAGTGACGGAGTCCATGATCAGCAGCACATTGGATCCCTGATCCTTAAAATACTCCGCGATCGACGTCGCGGCGAGAGCGGCCCGAATTCTAACGAGCGCCGAATCATCCGACGTTGAAACCACCAGCACGCTCCTCTTCATCCCTTCCTCGCCGATCTCATTCTCAATAAATTCACGAACCTCGCGTCCGCGTTCCCCGATCAGAGCGATAACGTTTACATCCGCGGATGAACGATTCGCCATCATTCCGAGAAGTGTTGATTTTCCGACCCCGGATCCGCCAAAAATACCTATCCTTTGACCTGCCCCAACGGTCAGAAGCCCATCGATTACTCTAACGCCCGTCTCCAGAGGCTCATCGATGTTCGCTCTTGAAAGCGGATTGGTAGTCTCACGGTTCAACGGATACGATTCCTTGGTCTTTATTTCGCCAAGCTCATCCAAAGGCCGCCCTAAGGCGTCGATCGTCCGTCCCAGTAATTCGCGGCCGACAAATACCTGACTGCTGACACCCGCTGCGATTATCGAATCTCCTACGCGAACCGGCGGCATCTGGCCAAGCGGCATCAGAAGTATATTGTTGTCGCGAAAGCCTACGACCTCGAGCATTGTTGATCGCTCTCCTTTCGGCGAGGGCAGATAGCATAGGTCGCCCACTGAGACTGTCGGCCCTTGCGATTCGATGATCAACCCGACCGAACGTGTGACGCGGCCGATGGATTTCAGCGTGTCGATCTTCTCAAGTTTTTGTGCGTAGGCAGCGAGCATTTTCTAGTTTAATAATCCATGCGATATCTCATCGAATTGCGACTCGATGCGGGCATCTATATCCCCGGTTTCGGTGTGGATCAGGCATCCGCCGACCGATATCGACTTGTCCTCAACCAGGTCGATCTTTCCACGAAAATCGAGTTTATCGAGATGGTTTTTCACAAAGGAATAATCCTCAGGATTCAGGTGAACCTCCGCAATCGAACGATTGTGAAGTTTTGCTAACGAAACTTTCACAAGAGTCAGTGCTATCTCGCGGTCTATCGTAACCTCGCGGGCCACGATCTTTTTTGCTATCTGGATCGCAAGTTCAACAAGCTCGTGCTCGACACTTGCCGCCATTTCGCTACCAAGCGAACCAACCTCAGCGATCGTATTGGCCAGATGCAAACGTAGTTCGGCGAACTTGCCCGCATTCGCAGCCTCAATATCCGCTCTTGCCTTTTGGACCGCCTTGTCGCTCGCAACCTGCTCGATGATCGCGGCGTGTTCTTCAGCCTGTGCAATGATCCGCGCCGCTTCTTCCTGCACCTTTGTGAGTAATTCGTCGGCGGTCAGATCATCGCCCAGATCATATTGCACCGGCGTACTTACGTATTCGAGCGGTTCAAGTTCCGGGACAATTAACTGCTGCACACCGCTCGAATTTGACTGCGTTCCATTCCCGCCGATCAACGGAATATTAAATGGCTGAGTACCTGCTGCTGCCGCCGTCGCTTTGAGAACCTTAGCTAACATATTCGTCACCTCCGGCTCCACCTGACAGACTTACGATTCCCTGTTCGTCGAGCAATCTCAGAATTTCGACAACCTCTCGCTGAGCACCTGTCACATCTTTTAGTTTGACCTGGCCCATGAAATCCATCTCTTCCTTCATCATCTCGACCGCGCGGCTGGACATATTCGAATAGAAGCGATCTTGCAGTTCCGGCATGGTTCCTTTGAGAGCGAGGGCAAGAACTTTCTTATCCACTCGCTGCATGATCTCGCGAATTCCCGCGTCATCGACGAGTAGAATGTCTTCAAAGGTGACCATCAGACTGCGAATCTCAAGCGACAGTTCGGGATTCTCGCCCTCGATCTGTTCAAGCATCAACCGCATTGTCTCGCGATCGAGGCTGTTGCAAATATCTGCAACCGCGCGTACTCCGCCTACGCGCGTTCGGCTCAGGCCGCTGACCGATGAAAGTTTTTGATTGAGGATATTTGCGATCCTTTTGACGACGTCCT includes:
- a CDS encoding flagellar hook-length control protein FliK; translated protein: MINTIATTNLSSVPPGSFASPEGKGFDPYSDLFAALFTFPAPVQPEPLIVDKPTIVGSDETADLGAAGAASDLQTVPLLAEPAKPAKDNSADILGLFPKVTEPLAQSERIALPADTKLPLDKKPPIEYLGPPVKQSPPRDPKLAAISREEDLRINFGDVCGLPVFRSDTAAVSAVGVPDPTLVPIIGEQLRMVKDEQLSEIEPLELPLVPPPIDSKMEQEVILEITSLDLSTLEVVSVDGTASNEVRTPTSSPLELNEKLPTVFPEAQPKQPEKVSLLETFATNVLVDNKMPASPTGRSAIKGQFDTDSIFLEPVKPIEEATAGEQPTEFSFGTPLDGNKGLEQFDKPITSEFKLKRIILDQVGAAFTDLALGKKETGEKRTLKIRLSPAELGTVEITLAKNANGMIDAHFQTDNPKTQHVLQESLAQLRESLERSGMQVGSLNTSCTSFSSGGRDGSDSRRHEFTNSDDQTGKRPTFDTVQKSEDDKQSRLVNLRA
- the fliJ gene encoding flagellar export protein FliJ; amino-acid sequence: MKKFKFTLDSVHKVREIKQDRESAILSDLRAEADRAAERVAHIEAMRHDAIENYTLRIAAGERLDALEMELSSKHFASLDRLQKDAEAVLAQRRKACEIQIEALTEAMRSVKITENLRETQRARHRQEYERYEQNGVDELVSTNFARRILGTK
- a CDS encoding FliI/YscN family ATPase; its protein translation is MLAAYAQKLEKIDTLKSIGRVTRSVGLIIESQGPTVSVGDLCYLPSPKGERSTMLEVVGFRDNNILLMPLGQMPPVRVGDSIIAAGVSSQVFVGRELLGRTIDALGRPLDELGEIKTKESYPLNRETTNPLSRANIDEPLETGVRVIDGLLTVGAGQRIGIFGGSGVGKSTLLGMMANRSSADVNVIALIGERGREVREFIENEIGEEGMKRSVLVVSTSDDSALVRIRAALAATSIAEYFKDQGSNVLLIMDSVTRFCMAQREIGLAAGEPPSSKGYTPSVFALLPRILERAGKFGNGGSITAFYTILVEGDDMNEPIADAVRSILDGHIVLSRDLAARNHYPCIDVLNSASRLFSIVAQPDHRQQAGRIRELIAAYEKAEDLINIGAYQKGSNAAIDLAIERHEEINGYLKQGRDEAARFDDSIAKLMHIRT